One window from the genome of Nicotiana tomentosiformis chromosome 5, ASM39032v3, whole genome shotgun sequence encodes:
- the LOC104085344 gene encoding transcription factor bHLH36-like, with protein MFPLQQSDDNELVFQILSNPSQQGNISQDLILDYASLETSHPQNVKNPKKKKLPRRVLGSRSNSDKKDSITDEFKLKKVMHRDMERQRRQEMTNLYSSLRSLLPLQCVKGKRSVSDHMHEAVNYIKQLQANMNKLERKREKLKMVPKSSPRGRVEEDSSDVSSIIASPDCVTVSPCHGGVEILINGNNNRGESLPLSRILQELLKEGLDVVSCVSAKVNQNSLHRIQSEGCDEKCINLHSLQRKVIDVINIDV; from the exons ATGTTTCCTTTACAACAAAGTGATGATAATGAGTTGGTATTTCAGATTCTGTCAAATCCTAGCCAACAAGGCAACATCTCCCAAGATTTGATTTTGGATTATGCTTCTCTGGAGACAAGTCATCCCCAAAATGTTAAAAATCCAAAGAAAAAGAAGCTACCAAGAAGGGTATTAGGTAgtagaagtaactcagataaaAAAGATTCAATCACTGATGAGTTCAAGCTTAAAAAAGTTATGCATAGAGATATGGAGCGTCAGAGAAGGCAAGAAATGACTAACCTTTACTCTTCTCTCCGATCTCTCCTTCCTCTTCAGTGTGTCAAG GGCAAACGATCAGTATCGGATCATATGCATGAGGCAGTGAATTATATCAAACAACTGCAGGCAAATATGAATAAGttagaaagaaagagagaaaagctGAAAATGGTTCCCAAGTCAAGTCCACGTGGCAGGGTGGAAGAAGATAGCTCAGATGTTAGTTCTATTATTGCATCCCCAGATTGTGTCACAGTGAGTCCATGCCATGGTGGTGTAGAGATTTTAATCAATGGTAATAATAATAGAGGGGAAAGTTTACCCCTCTCGAGAATTCTACAAGAGCTTCTGAAAGAAGGGCTTGATGTTGTTAGCTGCGTTTCTGCCAAAGTTAATCAAAACTCACTCCATAGAATTCAATCCGAG GGCTGTGATGAGAAATGCATCAATCTTCATTCGCTGCAACGGAAGGTGATTGATGTGATCAACATTGATGTATAG